The following proteins are encoded in a genomic region of Thermodesulfovibrio thiophilus DSM 17215:
- a CDS encoding helix-turn-helix domain-containing protein, which yields MLKAKTYKYRLYPTKKQVQKLEWTLDMCRILYNSCLLDRRNPLRADWQRTFPDQTAGNP from the coding sequence ATGTTGAAAGCCAAGACCTATAAATATCGTCTTTACCCTACAAAGAAGCAAGTCCAAAAACTTGAATGGACCTTGGATATGTGCCGTATCCTCTACAACTCCTGTCTTTTGGATAGAAGAAATCCTTTACGAGCAGACTGGCAAAGGACTTTCCCGGATCAAACAGCAGGAAATCCTTAA
- a CDS encoding ATP-binding protein — MDKTDIEKIITNIVLNAQDAMPEGGQITIKAGLKFIPDKFKNLVSDRGDFARQYVYLTITDTGIGMDSETKERIFELFLQQKERKAQVLALQQSIMLFRN, encoded by the coding sequence GTGGATAAAACAGATATAGAAAAAATAATTACAAACATTGTACTGAATGCTCAGGATGCAATGCCAGAAGGTGGACAGATAACAATAAAGGCAGGATTAAAGTTTATACCTGATAAGTTTAAGAATTTAGTTTCAGATAGAGGAGATTTTGCAAGACAATATGTATATCTAACCATAACAGATACAGGTATAGGTATGGACAGTGAAACAAAGGAAAGAATATTTGAGCTTTTTTTACAACAAAAGGAGAGAAAGGCTCAGGTATTGGCCTTACAACAGTCTATAATGTTGTTTAGAAATTGA
- a CDS encoding bifunctional 3,4-dihydroxy-2-butanone-4-phosphate synthase/GTP cyclohydrolase II has product MKKQEFKFNTIEEVIEDVAQGKMVILVDDEDRENEGDLFIAAEKVTPEAINFMAKYARGLICLCLTPERVDELRLPLMVDLNESPHQTAFTVSIEARKGVTTGISAYDRAVTILTAIDPKTKPEDLVKPGHVFPLRAQSGGVLKRAGHTEGAVDLARLAGLYPAGVICEIMDEDGTMARVPQLMEFAEKHGVKIATIKDLIKYRMRNETLVSKVATVQLPTDYGEFKAIAYTTMIDNKVHLALVKGEIKPTDEVLVRVHSECLTGDVFLSKRCDCGSQLHKALAMIEEAGKGVFLYMRQEGRGIGLLNKMKAYELQEKGYDTVEANIKLGFKPDLRDYGIGAQILVDLGVRKMKLITNNPRKIVGLEGYGLKVVERVPIEVKPNENNKCYLKTKKDKLGHLLTKV; this is encoded by the coding sequence ATTAAAAAACAGGAATTTAAATTTAACACAATAGAAGAAGTTATTGAAGATGTAGCACAGGGTAAAATGGTTATACTTGTTGATGATGAAGATAGAGAAAATGAAGGAGATTTATTTATTGCCGCAGAAAAGGTGACTCCTGAAGCAATAAACTTCATGGCAAAGTATGCTCGTGGACTTATATGTTTATGCTTAACTCCCGAAAGAGTTGATGAACTACGCCTTCCATTGATGGTAGATTTGAATGAATCTCCTCATCAAACAGCTTTTACTGTGTCGATTGAAGCAAGAAAAGGTGTTACAACAGGAATTTCAGCCTATGATAGAGCAGTAACAATTCTTACAGCAATTGATCCAAAAACCAAACCTGAAGACCTAGTAAAGCCAGGACATGTATTTCCTCTGAGAGCACAGAGCGGAGGAGTTTTAAAAAGAGCAGGACATACTGAAGGAGCTGTTGATCTTGCACGTCTTGCAGGGCTCTATCCAGCAGGAGTAATCTGTGAAATCATGGATGAAGATGGAACAATGGCAAGAGTTCCTCAATTAATGGAATTTGCTGAAAAACATGGGGTCAAAATTGCTACTATTAAAGACCTGATTAAATATAGAATGAGGAATGAAACACTGGTCAGCAAAGTTGCAACAGTTCAATTACCCACAGATTATGGAGAATTTAAAGCAATAGCATATACAACAATGATTGATAACAAAGTTCACCTTGCACTTGTTAAAGGAGAGATAAAGCCTACAGATGAAGTTCTTGTAAGAGTTCATTCAGAATGTCTTACAGGCGATGTTTTTCTTTCAAAAAGATGTGATTGCGGATCTCAACTTCATAAAGCTCTAGCAATGATAGAGGAAGCAGGCAAAGGCGTGTTTCTTTATATGAGGCAAGAAGGAAGAGGTATTGGACTTCTAAATAAAATGAAAGCCTATGAATTACAGGAAAAGGGGTATGATACAGTTGAAGCCAACATAAAGCTCGGATTTAAGCCTGATTTAAGAGATTATGGCATAGGAGCTCAAATTCTAGTTGATCTTGGTGTGAGGAAAATGAAGCTTATAACCAATAATCCACGTAAAATTGTGGGTTTGGAGGGTTACGGTCTTAAGGTTGTTGAGAGAGTGCCAATTGAAGTTAAACCAAATGAAAACAATAAATGTTATCTGAAAACAAAAAAAGACAAACTCGGACATTTACTAACAAAGGTATAA
- the guaB gene encoding IMP dehydrogenase → MKESEIPIGLTFDDVLLMPAKSDVIPTEVDVSTSFTSNIKLNIPILSAAMDTVTDANLAIAIAREGGIGVIHRNMPPERQAFEVDKVKKSESGMIVDPITISPDAPISEALALMERYRISGVPVTVNGKLVGIITNRDLKFERDFTKKVEDVMTKERLITAREGITLGEAQEILHKYKIEKLPIVDNDFNLKGLITIKDIEKKIKYPNACKDHIGRLRVAAAVGVGEAAIYRVELLINAGVDAIVIDTAHGHSKAVIETLKELKRRFDIDIIAGNIATREAAEDLIEAGADAVKVGIGPGSICTTRIVAGAGVPQLTAIMECYSVTSKYNIPLIADGGIKYSGDITKALAAGAHCVMIGSLFAGTDEAPGEIILYQGRSYKTYRGMGSLGAMQGGSSDRYRQESVKPEKLVPEGVEGRVPYRGPLSKSIHQLVGGLKSGMGYCGCRTLEELRNKAKFIKITNAGLRESHVHDVTITRESPNYSIED, encoded by the coding sequence ATGAAAGAAAGTGAGATTCCAATAGGATTAACTTTTGATGATGTATTACTCATGCCTGCTAAATCAGATGTTATCCCAACTGAAGTGGATGTCAGTACTTCTTTTACATCGAATATAAAACTGAATATTCCAATTTTGAGTGCTGCAATGGATACTGTTACAGATGCAAATCTTGCAATTGCAATTGCAAGAGAGGGAGGTATTGGGGTGATCCACAGGAACATGCCTCCTGAAAGACAGGCGTTCGAAGTTGATAAAGTAAAAAAATCGGAAAGTGGAATGATTGTCGACCCAATTACTATCAGTCCTGATGCACCAATTTCAGAAGCACTGGCTTTAATGGAAAGATATAGAATTTCGGGTGTGCCGGTTACTGTCAACGGAAAACTTGTTGGAATAATTACAAACAGAGATCTGAAATTTGAAAGAGATTTTACAAAGAAAGTTGAAGATGTAATGACCAAAGAAAGGCTGATAACTGCAAGAGAGGGTATAACACTTGGAGAAGCTCAGGAAATACTTCATAAATATAAAATAGAAAAGTTGCCAATTGTTGATAATGATTTTAATCTTAAGGGTTTGATAACAATTAAAGATATTGAAAAAAAAATAAAGTATCCAAATGCCTGTAAGGACCATATTGGAAGACTGCGTGTTGCAGCAGCGGTAGGAGTGGGAGAAGCTGCAATCTATAGAGTAGAACTACTCATAAATGCAGGAGTTGATGCAATAGTAATTGATACAGCCCACGGTCACAGTAAGGCTGTCATTGAAACATTGAAAGAATTAAAGAGAAGGTTCGATATAGATATTATTGCAGGTAATATAGCAACACGTGAGGCTGCAGAAGACCTTATTGAGGCAGGCGCAGATGCGGTAAAAGTAGGGATAGGACCAGGTTCAATCTGCACTACACGAATTGTCGCAGGTGCGGGAGTTCCTCAGCTTACAGCAATAATGGAGTGTTACAGTGTAACATCAAAATACAATATTCCATTGATAGCTGATGGAGGAATTAAGTATTCAGGAGACATTACAAAGGCTCTTGCAGCTGGTGCCCATTGTGTAATGATAGGAAGTCTCTTCGCAGGTACTGATGAAGCCCCAGGTGAAATAATACTGTATCAGGGAAGAAGCTATAAAACTTACAGAGGAATGGGTTCACTTGGTGCAATGCAGGGCGGCTCAAGTGACAGATATAGACAGGAATCAGTAAAACCTGAAAAGCTTGTTCCAGAAGGTGTTGAAGGCAGAGTACCATACAGAGGACCTCTTTCAAAAAGTATCCATCAATTAGTCGGTGGGCTTAAATCTGGAATGGGGTACTGTGGCTGCAGAACATTAGAAGAATTAAGGAATAAAGCAAAATTTATTAAAATTACAAATGCTGGATTAAGAGAAAGTCATGTTCATGACGTAACAATAACAAGGGAGTCACCTAATTACTCGATTGAGGACTGA
- the guaA gene encoding glutamine-hydrolyzing GMP synthase produces the protein MQEILIIDFGSQYTQLIARRVREFKVYSEIIPCTAPFAEIKKRKPAGIILSGGPSSVFDENAPTINIELFKLGIPVLGICYGMQLITHLLGGKVTKAEKREYGKAILKIDDFSDIFNEIPDETVVWMSHADKIIEMPHGFIRLAHTENSSYAAIADRNKKIYALQFHPEVVHTQEGKKILHNFVFKICGCSPTWDMHSFVEREIEYIRKTVGKYRVVCALSGGVDSTVTAVLVHKAVGDALTCIFVDNGVLRAEEREKVEETLRKNFHINLKVVDASERFLRKLKGVKDPERKRKIIGAEFIKIFEEEAKKIEGVKFLAQGTLYPDVIESVSFKGPSATIKSHHNVGGLLKRMKLKLIEPLRELFKDEVRDLGRELGIPDEILYRHPFPGPGLAIRCIGEVTRERLDMLRKADKIVLEEIKKSGWYKKVWQSFAVLLPVRTVGVMGDERTYEHVIAVRAVHSVDGMTADWVRLPYELLEKISNRIINEIKGVNRVVYDITSKPPGTIEWE, from the coding sequence ATGCAGGAAATTTTAATTATTGATTTTGGATCCCAGTACACCCAGCTAATTGCAAGAAGAGTAAGAGAATTTAAAGTTTACTCTGAAATTATTCCATGTACAGCTCCTTTTGCTGAAATTAAAAAAAGAAAACCAGCTGGCATTATACTTTCAGGTGGCCCATCAAGCGTTTTTGACGAAAATGCACCAACTATAAATATTGAACTGTTTAAGCTCGGCATTCCTGTACTTGGAATATGCTATGGAATGCAGCTTATAACTCATCTTCTTGGTGGAAAGGTTACAAAAGCAGAAAAAAGAGAATATGGCAAGGCTATATTAAAGATTGATGACTTTTCAGATATTTTCAATGAAATTCCAGATGAAACAGTAGTATGGATGAGTCATGCCGATAAAATAATAGAAATGCCTCATGGATTTATAAGACTGGCTCATACAGAAAATTCGTCTTATGCTGCAATTGCAGACAGAAATAAAAAGATATATGCACTTCAGTTTCATCCTGAAGTTGTACACACTCAGGAAGGCAAAAAAATACTTCATAATTTTGTTTTCAAAATATGTGGATGCTCTCCAACGTGGGATATGCATTCTTTTGTAGAAAGAGAAATAGAATATATAAGAAAAACTGTGGGTAAATACAGGGTTGTATGTGCTTTAAGCGGAGGAGTGGATTCAACTGTAACAGCAGTACTTGTTCATAAAGCGGTTGGAGATGCTCTGACATGTATATTTGTTGACAATGGCGTTTTAAGAGCAGAAGAACGTGAAAAAGTTGAAGAGACGCTGAGGAAGAATTTTCATATAAATTTGAAGGTGGTTGATGCATCTGAAAGATTTTTAAGAAAACTAAAAGGCGTGAAAGACCCTGAAAGAAAGAGAAAGATCATCGGAGCGGAATTTATTAAAATTTTTGAAGAAGAAGCAAAAAAGATAGAAGGTGTTAAATTTCTAGCCCAGGGAACGCTTTATCCTGATGTTATAGAGAGTGTCTCATTCAAAGGACCTTCTGCCACAATTAAAAGTCATCACAATGTTGGTGGACTTTTGAAACGTATGAAACTCAAGCTAATTGAGCCTTTGAGAGAGCTCTTTAAAGATGAAGTAAGAGATCTTGGCAGAGAACTTGGAATTCCTGATGAAATTCTTTATCGACATCCATTTCCCGGACCGGGTCTTGCAATAAGATGCATCGGAGAGGTAACCAGAGAAAGACTCGATATGTTGAGAAAGGCTGATAAAATTGTGCTTGAAGAGATTAAAAAATCAGGATGGTATAAGAAAGTATGGCAATCTTTTGCAGTGCTTCTTCCTGTAAGAACTGTTGGAGTAATGGGAGATGAAAGAACTTATGAACATGTAATTGCAGTAAGAGCAGTACACAGTGTTGATGGAATGACAGCAGACTGGGTTAGACTTCCCTATGAACTGCTTGAAAAGATTTCAAATAGGATAATTAATGAGATAAAGGGAGTTAACAGAGTTGTCTATGATATAACGTCCAAGCCACCTGGAACAATTGAGTGGGAGTAA
- a CDS encoding polyprenyl synthetase family protein, with protein MSFDLKTYLLIKKEKIEQFINSYFNPPIIPLILHESVLYSLTAGGKRLRPILCIASYEACGGTEDISAYAAAIEFIHTYSLIHDDLPAMDNDDLRRGKPTNHKVFGEAIAILAGDGLLTEAFTVLSNPDYANIKPHALIDVISEISTASGLRGMVAGQAYDLIYEGRDPDAGIVELIHRYKTAAIITASVKSGAILAAADDDQLKKMADYGLCIGLAFQIIDDILDIEGSTKEMGKPRGSDAERGKMTYPRVFGVLESRKKAKDLIDRALNALEIFDHKAQPLREIAKYIINRTS; from the coding sequence TTGAGTTTTGATCTTAAAACATATCTGCTTATAAAAAAAGAAAAAATTGAGCAGTTTATAAATTCCTATTTTAATCCACCTATAATACCTTTAATTCTTCATGAATCAGTTTTATACTCTCTTACTGCTGGTGGAAAAAGATTGAGACCTATCCTCTGCATCGCTTCTTATGAAGCCTGTGGTGGCACAGAAGATATATCTGCCTATGCCGCTGCAATAGAATTCATTCACACATACTCTCTTATTCACGATGATCTGCCAGCAATGGATAATGATGATTTAAGGAGAGGTAAACCAACAAATCACAAAGTTTTCGGTGAAGCTATCGCAATTCTTGCAGGAGATGGACTGTTAACAGAGGCTTTTACAGTACTATCCAATCCAGATTATGCAAATATAAAACCTCATGCTCTGATAGATGTTATCTCTGAAATCTCTACCGCATCAGGACTGAGAGGAATGGTTGCCGGTCAGGCTTATGATTTAATATATGAGGGAAGAGATCCAGATGCCGGAATTGTTGAACTTATTCATCGTTACAAAACCGCTGCAATAATCACAGCATCTGTAAAATCAGGCGCAATTCTTGCGGCTGCTGATGATGACCAACTCAAAAAAATGGCTGATTATGGCCTCTGCATCGGGCTTGCATTTCAGATTATTGATGATATTCTTGATATTGAAGGATCTACAAAGGAGATGGGAAAACCCAGAGGCTCTGATGCTGAAAGAGGGAAAATGACATATCCAAGAGTCTTTGGAGTTTTAGAATCCAGGAAAAAAGCAAAAGACCTCATTGACAGAGCATTAAACGCACTTGAAATATTTGACCATAAAGCTCAACCATTAAGAGAAATTGCAAAGTATATCATAAATCGCACATCTTAA